In Amycolatopsis sp. EV170708-02-1, the following are encoded in one genomic region:
- a CDS encoding transporter: protein MSDRILLTLAVFAFFLFCVFLMWRGWRRKSRAQSVQVPPFPQIPAEPGEASLESTGLYVSTTTAGHWQDRVVTRGAGLRTGAVWRLHEDGIAIERGGAPDFWIPRASVTGVRKDKGMAGKVMGIDALLVITWLAGDVELDTGFRGDDVDDYPQWIEALQDTRNDIKGGA from the coding sequence ATGAGTGACCGGATCCTGCTGACCCTGGCGGTCTTCGCCTTCTTCCTGTTCTGCGTGTTCCTGATGTGGCGCGGCTGGCGGCGGAAGTCCCGGGCGCAGAGCGTCCAGGTGCCGCCGTTCCCGCAGATCCCCGCGGAGCCCGGCGAGGCGTCGCTCGAATCGACCGGCCTCTACGTCAGCACGACGACCGCCGGGCACTGGCAGGACCGTGTCGTCACGCGCGGCGCCGGCCTGCGCACCGGCGCGGTGTGGCGCCTGCACGAAGACGGCATCGCCATCGAGCGCGGCGGCGCCCCGGACTTCTGGATCCCGCGCGCCTCGGTCACCGGCGTCCGCAAGGACAAGGGGATGGCCGGGAAGGTGATGGGCATCGACGCGCTGCTCGTCATCACCTGGCTGGCCGGGGACGTCGAACTGGACACCGGATTCCGCGGCGACGACGTCGACGACTATCCACAGTGGATCGAAGCTTTGCAAGACACCCGCAACGACATCAAGGGAGGTGCCTGA
- a CDS encoding dihydroorotase, with the protein MTTVLIKGARPYGEGDPVDVLVEDGVITDIGSLDAPEEAEVIDAGGQVLLPGFVDLHTHLREPGREDTETIATGSAAAALGGYTAVFAMANTDPVADNAVIVDHVWRRGQEAGLVDVHPVGAVTVGLKGEKLAELGTMAKSEAQVKVFSDDGLCVADPLLMRRALEYSTALGVVIAQHAEEPRLTVGAQAHEGEQAARLGYTGWPASAEESIVARDCLLAEHANARLHVCHVSTSGTADILKWAKDRGTKVSAEVTPHHLLLTDERLATYDPVNKVNPPLRTESDAEKLRAALAEGVIDCVATDHAPHAVQDKDCEWSSARPGMLGLQTALSIVVETMVRTGLLDWRGVARVMSERPAEIGNLTDHGRPIEVGEPANLTLVDPDTEWTVRGAEFASIAANTPYEGMRLPGVVTATLLRGRITAREGKIAQ; encoded by the coding sequence GTGACCACCGTCCTGATCAAGGGCGCCCGACCCTACGGCGAGGGCGATCCGGTCGACGTGCTCGTCGAGGACGGGGTCATCACCGACATCGGCTCCCTCGACGCGCCGGAAGAAGCCGAAGTGATCGACGCGGGCGGCCAGGTGCTGCTCCCCGGTTTCGTCGACCTCCACACCCACCTGCGCGAACCCGGCCGCGAGGACACCGAGACCATCGCCACCGGTTCGGCCGCGGCCGCGCTCGGCGGCTACACCGCGGTGTTCGCCATGGCCAACACCGACCCGGTGGCCGACAACGCGGTGATCGTGGATCACGTGTGGCGGCGCGGGCAGGAGGCCGGGCTGGTCGACGTGCACCCGGTCGGCGCGGTCACCGTGGGGCTCAAGGGCGAGAAGCTCGCCGAACTGGGCACCATGGCGAAATCCGAAGCCCAGGTGAAGGTGTTCTCCGACGACGGCCTCTGCGTCGCGGACCCGCTGCTCATGCGCCGCGCGCTGGAGTACTCGACGGCGCTGGGCGTGGTCATCGCCCAGCACGCCGAGGAGCCGCGGCTGACCGTCGGCGCGCAGGCGCACGAAGGCGAGCAGGCCGCGCGCCTGGGCTACACCGGCTGGCCCGCCTCGGCGGAGGAGTCGATCGTCGCCCGCGACTGCCTGCTCGCCGAGCACGCGAACGCGCGGCTGCACGTCTGCCACGTTTCGACCTCGGGGACCGCGGACATCCTCAAATGGGCCAAGGACCGCGGCACCAAGGTCTCGGCCGAGGTCACCCCGCACCACCTGCTGCTGACCGACGAGCGGCTCGCGACCTACGACCCGGTCAACAAGGTCAACCCGCCGCTGCGCACCGAGTCCGACGCCGAGAAGCTGCGCGCCGCGCTGGCCGAGGGCGTCATCGACTGCGTCGCCACCGACCACGCGCCGCACGCGGTCCAGGACAAGGACTGCGAGTGGAGCTCGGCCCGGCCGGGCATGCTCGGCCTGCAGACCGCGCTGTCGATCGTGGTCGAGACCATGGTCCGCACCGGCCTGCTGGACTGGCGGGGCGTCGCGCGGGTGATGAGCGAGCGGCCCGCCGAGATCGGCAACCTGACCGACCACGGCCGCCCGATCGAGGTCGGCGAACCCGCCAACCTGACGCTGGTGGACCCGGACACCGAATGGACCGTGCGAGGGGCCGAGTTCGCGAGTATCGCGGCCAACACCCCGTACGAAGGAATGCGGCTCCCCGGCGTGGTGACGGCGACGTTGCTGCGCGGGCGGATCACCGCGCGGGAAGGGAAGATCGCGCAATGA
- a CDS encoding aspartate carbamoyltransferase catalytic subunit: protein MKHLLATDGLDPALATAVLDTAEELKHTLLGREVRKLPTLRGRTVITLFYENSTRTRVSFEIAGKWMSADVINVSASSSSVNKGESLRDTALTLAAAGADCVIIRHPASGAAQRLSGWLAEAGTAVVNAGDGTHEHPTQALLDAATLRERLGSFEGRRIGIVGDVLHSRVARSNIHLLSALGAEVVLVAPPTLLPAGVESLPVTVSHELDAELPALDAVMMLRVQAERMHGGFFPSAREYSIAYGLNERRMKLLPEHAVVLHPGPMLRGMEIASAVADSPASAITEQVRNGVHVRMAVLYHLLASEGAAA from the coding sequence GTGAAGCACCTGCTCGCCACCGACGGGCTCGACCCGGCGCTCGCGACAGCCGTGCTGGACACCGCCGAAGAGCTCAAGCACACCTTGCTGGGCCGCGAGGTCCGCAAACTGCCGACGTTGCGCGGCCGCACCGTCATCACGCTGTTCTACGAGAACTCCACCCGCACCCGCGTCTCGTTCGAGATCGCGGGGAAGTGGATGAGCGCCGACGTGATCAACGTCTCCGCGTCCAGTTCCTCGGTCAACAAGGGCGAATCGCTGCGGGACACCGCGCTGACGCTGGCCGCGGCCGGCGCCGACTGCGTGATCATCCGGCACCCCGCGTCCGGTGCGGCGCAGCGGCTTTCGGGCTGGCTCGCCGAAGCGGGGACGGCGGTCGTCAACGCCGGGGACGGCACCCACGAGCATCCGACGCAGGCGCTGCTCGACGCGGCGACGCTGCGGGAGCGCCTCGGTTCCTTCGAGGGCCGCCGCATCGGGATCGTCGGCGACGTCCTGCACAGCCGGGTCGCGCGGTCGAACATCCACCTGCTGTCGGCACTGGGCGCGGAGGTGGTGCTCGTCGCGCCGCCGACGCTGCTGCCCGCCGGCGTGGAGAGCCTGCCGGTCACCGTTTCGCACGAACTCGACGCCGAACTGCCCGCGCTCGACGCGGTCATGATGCTGCGGGTCCAGGCCGAGCGGATGCACGGGGGCTTTTTCCCGAGCGCGCGCGAGTACTCGATCGCGTACGGCCTCAACGAACGGCGGATGAAGCTGCTGCCCGAGCACGCCGTCGTCCTGCACCCCGGCCCGATGCTGCGCGGGATGGAGATCGCCTCGGCGGTCGCCGACTCCCCGGCCTCGGCCATCACCGAACAGGTCCGCAACGGCGTCCACGTGCGCATGGCGGTCCTCTACCACCTGCTCGCCAGCGAAGGAGCCGCCGCGTGA
- the pyrR gene encoding bifunctional pyr operon transcriptional regulator/uracil phosphoribosyltransferase PyrR: MSSRPRGAAEPAGERELLSSGDVARTIARMAHQVIEKTALGAGGSNPPVLLGIPTRGTPLALRLADKIAEFSGIRPPTGALDITLYRDDLRRRPPRALEHSQLPPTGIDDAVVILVDDVLFSGRTIRAALDALRDHGRPRAVQLAVLVDRGHRELPIRADYVGKNVPTSRAEGIEVLLSEVDGRDTVLLRAQPEGDRS; the protein is encoded by the coding sequence TTGTCGTCACGCCCGCGTGGCGCGGCGGAACCGGCGGGAGAGCGCGAGCTGCTCTCGTCCGGCGATGTCGCGCGCACGATCGCCCGAATGGCCCACCAGGTCATCGAGAAGACCGCTCTCGGTGCCGGTGGCTCGAACCCGCCCGTGTTGCTGGGCATCCCCACCAGGGGAACCCCGCTCGCCCTGCGGCTCGCGGACAAGATCGCCGAGTTCTCCGGCATCCGTCCGCCGACCGGCGCGCTGGACATCACGCTCTACCGCGATGATCTCCGCCGCCGCCCGCCCCGCGCGCTCGAACATTCGCAGCTGCCGCCGACCGGTATCGACGACGCGGTGGTGATCCTGGTCGACGACGTGCTGTTCTCCGGCCGCACCATCCGTGCCGCCCTCGACGCCCTGCGCGACCACGGCCGCCCGCGCGCGGTCCAGCTCGCCGTGCTGGTCGACCGCGGCCACCGCGAACTGCCGATCCGCGCCGACTACGTGGGCAAGAACGTGCCCACCTCGCGCGCCGAGGGGATCGAGGTCCTGCTGTCCGAAGTGGACGGACGGGACACGGTTCTGCTTCGCGCGCAACCAGAAGGAGATCGATCGTGA
- a CDS encoding transcriptional regulator, protein MGDYAKALGAKLRGIRQQQGLSLHGVEQKSGGRWKAVVVGSYERGDRAVTVQKLAELADFYGVPVVELLPEGRVPSGAEPATKIVINLERLQQLPAEKVGPLARYAATIQSQRGDYNGKVLSIRTEDLRSLAIIYDMTPGELTEQLIDWGVLPPEARPSKED, encoded by the coding sequence ATGGGCGATTACGCCAAGGCGCTCGGGGCCAAGCTCCGCGGGATCCGCCAGCAGCAGGGCCTGTCCCTGCACGGGGTCGAGCAGAAGTCCGGAGGCCGCTGGAAGGCCGTCGTCGTCGGTTCGTACGAGCGCGGCGACCGCGCCGTCACCGTGCAGAAGCTCGCCGAGCTCGCCGATTTCTACGGCGTCCCGGTGGTCGAGCTGCTGCCGGAGGGCCGGGTGCCGTCGGGCGCCGAGCCCGCCACGAAGATCGTCATCAACCTGGAGCGTCTCCAGCAGCTCCCGGCGGAGAAGGTCGGGCCGCTCGCCCGCTACGCCGCCACCATCCAGAGCCAGCGCGGCGACTACAACGGCAAGGTGCTCTCCATCCGCACCGAGGACCTGCGTTCGCTGGCGATCATCTACGACATGACCCCCGGCGAGCTCACCGAGCAGCTGATCGACTGGGGTGTGCTGCCGCCCGAGGCTCGACCGTCCAAAGAGGACTAG
- the nusB gene encoding transcription antitermination factor NusB, with amino-acid sequence MADSAKSGKSPNRGGPISRRQARKRAVEMMYEAAQRGADAVTLLADRVGSVEVDPIADYTISLVEGVTGRKTQIDELLSEHAQGWTLDRMPPVDLAVLRVGVYELLWAEDVPDPVAIDEAVGLAKELSTDDSPRFVNGVLGRIGTIADRLRAVL; translated from the coding sequence ATGGCCGACTCAGCCAAATCCGGCAAGTCGCCGAACCGCGGCGGGCCGATCAGCCGTCGTCAGGCCCGCAAGCGGGCCGTCGAGATGATGTACGAGGCCGCCCAGCGCGGTGCCGACGCGGTGACGCTGCTGGCGGACCGGGTCGGTTCGGTCGAGGTCGACCCGATCGCGGACTACACGATCTCGCTGGTCGAGGGCGTCACCGGCCGCAAGACCCAGATCGACGAGCTGCTCTCCGAGCACGCTCAGGGCTGGACGCTGGACCGGATGCCGCCGGTGGACCTGGCGGTGCTGCGGGTCGGCGTCTACGAGCTGCTGTGGGCCGAGGACGTACCGGACCCGGTCGCCATCGACGAGGCCGTCGGGCTGGCGAAGGAGCTGTCGACCGACGATTCGCCGCGCTTCGTGAACGGCGTGCTCGGCCGGATCGGCACGATCGCCGACAGGCTGCGCGCGGTCCTCTAG
- the efp gene encoding elongation factor P, protein MATTNDLKNGLVLNLDGQLWTVTAFQHVKPGKGGAFVRTTLKHVLTGKVVDKTFNAGTKVDTATVDRRNMTYLYKDGADFVFMDAETYDQITVLAETVGDNANYLLENFEVQVAVHDGTPLYIELPTSVELVVQHTDPGLQGDRSTGGTKPATLETGAEIQVPLFLTTGEKIKVDTRDGRYLGRVSS, encoded by the coding sequence GTGGCCACCACCAACGACCTGAAGAACGGGCTCGTCCTCAACCTCGACGGCCAGCTCTGGACCGTCACCGCGTTCCAGCACGTCAAGCCGGGCAAGGGCGGCGCGTTCGTCCGCACCACGCTCAAGCACGTGCTCACCGGCAAGGTCGTCGACAAGACCTTCAACGCGGGGACGAAGGTCGACACGGCCACCGTCGACCGCCGCAACATGACGTACCTGTACAAGGACGGCGCGGACTTCGTGTTCATGGACGCGGAGACCTACGACCAGATCACCGTGCTGGCCGAGACCGTCGGCGACAACGCGAACTACCTGCTCGAGAACTTCGAGGTCCAGGTCGCGGTGCACGACGGCACGCCGCTGTACATCGAGCTGCCGACCTCGGTCGAGCTCGTCGTCCAGCACACCGACCCCGGCCTGCAGGGCGACCGCTCCACCGGTGGCACCAAGCCCGCCACCCTGGAGACCGGCGCCGAGATCCAGGTGCCGCTGTTCCTCACCACCGGCGAGAAGATCAAGGTCGACACCCGTGACGGCCGCTACCTGGGCCGCGTTTCCAGCTGA
- a CDS encoding Xaa-Pro peptidase family protein — translation MREYFSRRRAALRSLLADSGVDALLVTDLLNIRYLTGFTGSNAALLVHGSGDDKTIFCTDGRYQVQSATEVPDLERVLDRASAAKLADLAAGKKLGKTGFESQHVSVEQHEELKVRFDRVELVRTPGLVEQLRLVKDEQEIEALRQACAAADRALEDLVSAGGLRPGRTELDVARDLENRMLGHGSTGPSFDTIVAAGANSAIPHHRPTSAVLATGDFVKIDFGATVDGYHSDMTRTFVLGKPAAWQEEIYELVQRAQAAGCDAVLPGAEVSEVDKAARGVIVDAGRGEEFGHGLGHGVGLQVHEAPSLATTGVGTLSAGMAVTVEPGVYLPGRGGVRIEDTLVVREGTPELLTLSTKELVVV, via the coding sequence GTGCGTGAATACTTCTCTCGCCGCCGCGCGGCGCTGCGTTCCCTGCTGGCCGACTCCGGGGTGGACGCGCTGCTGGTCACGGACCTGCTCAACATCAGGTACCTGACCGGCTTCACCGGGTCCAACGCCGCTCTCCTCGTCCACGGGAGCGGCGACGACAAGACGATCTTCTGCACCGACGGCCGTTACCAGGTCCAGTCGGCGACGGAGGTCCCCGATCTCGAACGGGTGCTGGACCGCGCGAGCGCGGCGAAGCTGGCCGATCTGGCGGCGGGGAAGAAGCTCGGCAAGACCGGCTTCGAGAGCCAGCACGTGAGTGTCGAGCAGCACGAGGAGCTCAAGGTCCGCTTCGACCGCGTCGAGCTGGTCCGGACGCCCGGTCTCGTCGAGCAGCTGCGGCTGGTCAAGGACGAGCAGGAGATCGAGGCGCTGCGCCAGGCGTGCGCGGCGGCGGACAGGGCGCTGGAGGACCTGGTGTCCGCCGGCGGGCTCCGCCCCGGCCGCACCGAGCTCGACGTCGCCCGTGACCTCGAGAACCGCATGCTCGGCCACGGCTCGACCGGGCCCTCGTTCGACACCATCGTCGCGGCGGGCGCCAACTCCGCGATCCCGCACCACCGGCCCACCTCGGCCGTGCTGGCGACCGGGGACTTCGTCAAGATCGACTTCGGTGCCACGGTCGACGGCTACCACTCCGACATGACCCGCACGTTCGTCCTCGGCAAGCCCGCGGCCTGGCAGGAGGAGATCTACGAGCTGGTCCAGCGCGCGCAGGCGGCGGGCTGCGACGCCGTCCTGCCCGGTGCCGAAGTGTCCGAAGTGGACAAAGCGGCTCGTGGCGTGATCGTCGACGCGGGGCGCGGCGAGGAGTTCGGCCACGGCCTCGGCCACGGCGTCGGACTGCAGGTGCACGAGGCGCCCAGCCTCGCCACCACCGGCGTCGGTACACTGTCCGCCGGTATGGCCGTCACCGTCGAGCCTGGTGTGTATCTGCCCGGACGCGGAGGCGTGCGCATCGAGGACACGCTGGTCGTGCGGGAAGGTACGCCCGAACTCCTCACGCTGAGCACCAAGGAACTCGTGGTCGTCTGA
- a CDS encoding B-4DMT family transporter — MALLHGAAVTVLAKYEVFNPTDKTLVTSLALAVLVGAAAGWGAVDAWQGKPERGKNWFIAALIAGPVSGVLYVIGRAVFVDQTGASELGGALTGGAAFSALLVLIPAGLGLFVGGRITRTGDDEDQPASEKPAGKPSQA, encoded by the coding sequence ATGGCGCTGCTGCACGGCGCGGCCGTCACCGTGCTGGCCAAGTACGAGGTCTTCAACCCCACCGACAAGACGCTCGTGACCTCCCTCGCCCTCGCCGTCCTGGTCGGCGCGGCGGCGGGCTGGGGTGCCGTGGACGCCTGGCAGGGCAAACCCGAACGCGGCAAGAACTGGTTCATCGCGGCGCTGATCGCCGGCCCGGTCTCGGGCGTGCTGTACGTGATCGGCCGGGCGGTATTCGTCGACCAGACCGGCGCTTCGGAGCTCGGCGGCGCGCTCACCGGCGGCGCCGCCTTCTCGGCCCTGCTGGTGCTCATCCCGGCCGGGCTCGGCCTGTTCGTCGGCGGCCGCATCACCAGGACCGGCGACGACGAGGATCAGCCGGCGAGCGAGAAACCGGCCGGGAAGCCGTCCCAGGCCTGA
- a CDS encoding beta-xylosidase, protein MVAVVAAGAVLAACSDGNVQSQADGKGGGIGGAQQAPQEKPRPMDVELATSDPRASGGVIAAGDQDAVYNYSPTVMRDGGKLKMWWCSQYGSAQPPGDDVLYAQSPSLDGPFTGPSGGGPAAVFSGAPGGFDGMHTCDPSVIKVGSTYYMYYTGAAGDHALGNSIGLATSPDGLNWTRAAGGQPIIGPAHDVHRANVYGAGQPSAVYLDGWFYVLFTDTTAKAAGWNGAGQFLLRARDAAFTRGVETLGEQGFVAKPTTISPRTRSLVDGFSTDLMWVGALDAFVIAHETDAGTTLTFWTRDFSAQPYRPSLIPGAWKEGPGLVRRPDGHAPLSSGDVCDRVPFDVVRATVVGGAGAPTDLKHFGLDVRGSRACDGDARVRTSFEGVAMPSPQRTIDLVADGKLVRVDRRSVAAALAGEVLDQRLKVVDKFPQAARLSAGAKAVHAPGRGFGVVLDGKLYTVPDAGMAALNDSTVEEISDQAWDGFPAGFSLAG, encoded by the coding sequence GTGGTGGCCGTCGTCGCGGCGGGCGCGGTCCTCGCGGCGTGCAGCGACGGGAACGTGCAGTCCCAGGCCGACGGCAAGGGCGGCGGGATCGGCGGCGCCCAGCAGGCGCCCCAGGAAAAGCCGCGGCCGATGGACGTCGAGCTCGCGACGAGCGATCCCCGGGCCAGCGGCGGCGTGATCGCCGCGGGCGATCAGGACGCGGTCTACAACTACAGCCCGACCGTGATGCGGGACGGCGGCAAACTCAAGATGTGGTGGTGCAGCCAGTACGGCAGCGCCCAGCCGCCCGGTGACGACGTCCTCTACGCGCAGTCGCCCTCGCTCGACGGACCCTTCACCGGCCCGTCCGGCGGTGGCCCGGCGGCGGTGTTCTCCGGCGCGCCCGGCGGTTTCGACGGGATGCACACCTGCGACCCGTCGGTGATCAAGGTCGGCTCGACCTACTACATGTATTACACCGGCGCGGCGGGCGATCACGCCCTCGGCAACTCGATCGGCCTCGCGACCAGCCCCGACGGGCTCAACTGGACCCGCGCGGCAGGCGGGCAGCCGATCATCGGACCGGCGCACGACGTCCACCGCGCCAACGTCTACGGCGCGGGCCAGCCCTCGGCGGTGTACCTCGACGGCTGGTTCTACGTGCTCTTCACCGACACCACGGCCAAGGCCGCCGGGTGGAACGGTGCCGGGCAGTTCCTGCTCCGCGCCAGGGACGCGGCGTTCACCCGGGGCGTGGAGACGCTGGGGGAGCAGGGCTTCGTCGCCAAGCCCACCACGATCTCGCCGCGCACCCGCTCGCTGGTCGACGGGTTCAGCACCGACCTCATGTGGGTCGGTGCGCTCGACGCCTTCGTGATCGCGCACGAGACCGACGCCGGGACCACGCTCACCTTCTGGACCAGGGACTTCTCCGCGCAGCCGTACCGGCCGTCGCTCATCCCCGGCGCCTGGAAGGAAGGCCCCGGCCTGGTCCGGCGGCCCGACGGGCACGCGCCGCTCTCGTCGGGCGACGTGTGCGATCGGGTGCCGTTCGATGTCGTCCGCGCCACGGTCGTCGGCGGCGCGGGGGCACCGACCGACCTGAAGCATTTCGGCCTGGACGTCCGCGGCTCGCGCGCGTGCGACGGCGACGCCCGCGTCCGGACCTCGTTCGAAGGCGTCGCGATGCCGTCGCCGCAGCGGACCATCGATCTGGTGGCCGACGGCAAGCTCGTGCGGGTCGACCGGCGCTCGGTGGCGGCGGCGCTCGCGGGCGAGGTGCTGGACCAGCGGCTCAAGGTCGTCGACAAGTTCCCGCAGGCCGCGCGGCTGAGCGCCGGGGCGAAGGCGGTGCACGCGCCCGGTCGCGGGTTCGGCGTGGTGCTCGACGGCAAGCTGTACACGGTGCCGGACGCCGGGATGGCGGCGCTGAACGACTCGACCGTCGAAGAGATCAGTGATCAGGCCTGGGACGGCTTCCCGGCCGGTTTCTCGCTCGCCGGCTGA
- a CDS encoding GNAT family N-acetyltransferase: MNHPPELKTARLRLRALTAADTDAIVELFADPAMSAHFATPLTEPDLVRAMVGRRLSYDGPAGMGHWAIERDGEVIGLAHLRPSQELPGDVPELGYYLSRAHGGQGLATEAAKALLEHGLVGLGLSSVWALVGESNVASQNLVRRLGFLDVGGGDHYGSGPHRVFVALPSAHGRAHHIELWVPDLGRAEESWGWLLGELGWREFQRWPAGVSWKHGVTYLVVERSPALSGEEHDRTAPGLNHLALHVESRDRVDELASRAVEHGWSPMFADRYPNAGGDHHYAAYLENADGFEVELVALPGTDVTRPG; this comes from the coding sequence GTGAACCACCCGCCCGAGCTCAAGACCGCGAGGCTGCGGCTGCGCGCGCTGACGGCAGCCGACACCGACGCGATCGTCGAACTCTTCGCCGACCCGGCGATGAGCGCGCATTTCGCGACACCGCTGACCGAGCCGGATCTGGTCCGCGCCATGGTCGGCCGCAGGCTGTCCTACGACGGCCCGGCGGGAATGGGGCACTGGGCGATCGAGCGCGACGGAGAGGTGATCGGGCTCGCGCATCTGCGGCCGTCGCAGGAGCTTCCCGGCGACGTTCCGGAGCTCGGGTACTACCTGTCGCGGGCGCACGGCGGGCAGGGGCTGGCGACCGAGGCCGCGAAGGCACTGCTGGAGCACGGGCTCGTCGGGCTGGGCCTGTCCTCGGTGTGGGCGCTGGTCGGGGAGTCCAATGTGGCCAGTCAGAACCTGGTGCGGCGCTTGGGTTTCCTTGATGTCGGCGGCGGCGACCACTACGGCAGCGGGCCGCATCGCGTCTTCGTCGCGTTGCCGTCGGCGCATGGCCGCGCGCACCACATCGAGCTGTGGGTGCCCGATCTCGGCCGCGCCGAGGAGAGCTGGGGCTGGCTGCTGGGCGAGCTCGGCTGGCGGGAGTTCCAGCGCTGGCCCGCCGGGGTCAGCTGGAAGCACGGCGTGACCTACCTGGTCGTCGAACGTTCTCCGGCGCTCAGCGGCGAAGAGCACGACCGCACCGCGCCGGGCCTGAACCACCTCGCGCTGCACGTCGAGTCACGCGATCGGGTGGATGAACTGGCTTCGCGGGCCGTCGAACACGGCTGGTCGCCGATGTTCGCGGACCGCTATCCGAATGCGGGCGGTGACCATCACTACGCCGCCTACCTCGAAAACGCCGACGGCTTCGAAGTGGAATTGGTCGCCCTCCCGGGTACTGACGTCACCCGGCCGGGTTAA
- the aroQ gene encoding type II 3-dehydroquinate dehydratase, with translation MKVLVLNGPNLGRLGLREPGIYGSATHADLASTCVETGKELGIDVEVRQTDHEGEMVGWLHEAADAGWPVVLNAAAWTHYSIAVRDAAAQLKAPLIELHISNVHKREAFRHHSVLSDIATAVIAGLGVDGYPLALRWMAANAA, from the coding sequence GTGAAGGTGCTCGTCCTCAACGGCCCCAACCTCGGCAGGCTCGGCCTGCGCGAGCCCGGGATCTACGGTTCGGCCACCCACGCGGATCTGGCCTCCACCTGCGTCGAAACCGGCAAGGAGCTGGGGATCGACGTCGAGGTCCGGCAGACCGACCACGAGGGCGAGATGGTCGGCTGGCTGCACGAAGCCGCCGACGCGGGCTGGCCGGTGGTGCTCAACGCCGCCGCGTGGACGCACTACTCGATCGCCGTCCGCGACGCCGCCGCCCAGCTCAAGGCGCCGCTGATCGAACTGCACATCTCCAACGTGCACAAACGCGAGGCGTTCCGGCACCACAGCGTGCTGTCGGATATCGCCACCGCGGTGATCGCCGGGCTCGGGGTCGACGGCTACCCGCTGGCCCTGCGCTGGATGGCCGCGAACGCGGCGTGA
- the aroB gene encoding 3-dehydroquinate synthase, which yields MTEPVRITVNTAKPYDVVVGRGLLGELTEQLADASKVALIHPPTLTTTAEAIRDELAEAGIDAHRVEIPDAEDGKALTVASFCWEVLGRIGLDRQGVVVGLGGGAVTDLAGFVAATWMRGVRLVNVPTTLLGMVDASLGGKTGINTEAGKNLVGVFHEPSAVLVDLATLETLPPNELVAGMAEVVKAGFIADPRIVELVEQDPAAALDTTGEVLGELVRRSIQVKADVVAADLRESDLREILNYGHTLAHAIERRERYRWRHGAAVSVGLVFAAELARLAGRLDDATAERHSKVLKLLGLPTTYDPDALPQLLETMKGDKKTRSGVLRFVVLDGLAKPGRLEGPDPSLLAAAYSVVAGEAPKPGGSVLL from the coding sequence ATGACCGAGCCGGTCCGCATCACCGTCAACACCGCCAAGCCGTACGACGTCGTCGTCGGCCGCGGCCTGCTGGGCGAGCTCACCGAGCAGCTCGCCGACGCCTCCAAGGTCGCGCTGATCCACCCGCCGACGCTGACGACCACCGCCGAGGCCATCCGCGACGAGCTGGCCGAGGCCGGCATCGACGCGCACCGGGTCGAGATCCCCGACGCCGAAGACGGCAAGGCGCTCACCGTCGCCAGCTTCTGCTGGGAGGTCCTCGGCCGCATCGGCCTCGACCGCCAGGGCGTGGTCGTCGGGCTCGGCGGCGGCGCCGTGACCGACCTCGCCGGGTTCGTCGCCGCCACCTGGATGCGCGGCGTCCGGCTGGTCAACGTGCCCACCACGCTGCTGGGCATGGTCGACGCGTCCCTCGGCGGGAAGACCGGCATCAACACCGAGGCCGGCAAGAACCTGGTCGGCGTCTTCCACGAGCCGAGCGCGGTCCTCGTCGACCTCGCGACGCTGGAAACGTTGCCTCCCAACGAACTCGTCGCCGGAATGGCCGAGGTGGTCAAGGCCGGGTTCATCGCGGACCCGCGCATCGTCGAGCTCGTCGAGCAGGATCCCGCCGCGGCGCTGGACACCACCGGCGAGGTCCTCGGCGAGCTGGTCCGCCGCTCGATCCAGGTCAAGGCCGACGTCGTCGCCGCGGATCTGCGCGAATCGGATCTGCGCGAGATCCTCAACTACGGGCACACGCTCGCCCACGCCATCGAACGCCGTGAGCGGTACCGGTGGCGTCACGGCGCGGCGGTCAGCGTCGGCCTGGTGTTCGCCGCCGAGCTCGCGCGGCTGGCCGGTCGTCTCGACGACGCCACCGCCGAGCGGCACTCGAAGGTGCTCAAGCTGCTGGGCCTGCCGACCACCTACGACCCCGACGCGCTCCCGCAGCTGCTGGAGACGATGAAGGGCGACAAGAAGACCCGTTCGGGCGTGCTGCGTTTCGTCGTCCTCGACGGGCTCGCGAAGCCCGGCAGGCTGGAAGGCCCGGACCCGTCGCTGCTCGCCGCGGCGTACTCGGTGGTGGCGGGCGAGGCCCCCAAACCGGGCGGGAGCGTGCTGCTGTGA